From the Solanum pennellii chromosome 4, SPENNV200 genome, one window contains:
- the LOC107017221 gene encoding patatin-like protein 2 codes for MKNVMLSSSGSLKLQPPTYGKLITILSIDGGGIRGIIPATILEYLESQLQELDGEDARLADYFDIIAGTSTGGLVTAMLTAPNKDKRPIFAAKDIKPFYLEHGPKIFPQKGMLFFGSIMKTLKSLIGPKYNGKYLHQVIKEKLGETHLHETLTNVVIPTFDIKNLQPTIFSTFEAKEKPLMDAKLSDICISTSAAPTYLPAHYFKTQDKDDNFHEFNLVDGGVAANNPALVATSQVTKQIMAGNPDFFPIKPIDYGRFLVISVGTGSAKVEQKYNAKIASKWGILGWLLNGGSTPIVDVFTQASGDMVDFHISVVFQALHSEENYLRIQDDTLSGTDSSVDISTKENMNKLVEIGTNLLKKPVSRVNLQTGLFEQCKKNDTNEETLKRFAKLLSEEKRLRDSKSPHTSKTSE; via the exons ATGAAGAATGTAATGTTATCATCAAGTGGTTCATTAAAGTTGCAACCTCCAACTTATGGTAAACTCATAACAATTTTAAGTATCGATGGAGGTGGAATTAGAGGAATTATTCCAGCAACTATTCTTGAATATCTCGAATCTCAACTCCAG gAATTGGATGGTGAGGATGCAAGGCTTGCAgattactttgatataatagCAGGAACAAGTACTGGTGGCCTTGTTACAGCCATGTTAACAGCTCCAAACAAAGACAAACGTCCTATATTTGCTGCTAAAGACATAAAGCCATTTTATCTTGAGCATGGTCCTAAGATATTTCCACAAAAAgg AATGTTATTTTTTGGATCAATAATGAAGACACTAAAATCTTTAATTGGACCAAAGTATAACGGGAAGTATCTACATCAAGTCATAAAGGAGAAATTAGGGGAGACTCATTTACATGAGACTTTGACTAATGTGGTTATTCCAACTTTTGATATCAAGAATCTACAACCAACAATTTTCTCCACCTTtgag GCAAAAGAAAAACCATTAATGGATGCTAAGCTTTCAGATATATGCATTAGCACATCTGCTGCTCCAACTTATCTTCCTGCACATTATTTCAAGACTCAAGACAAAGATGACAATTTTCATGAGTTCAATCTTGTTGATGGTGGAGTCGCAGCTAATAATCCA GCTCTTGTTGCTACAAGTCAAGTGACCAAACAAATAATGGCTGGAAATCCAgatttttttccaattaaacCCATTGATTATGGAagatttttggtgatttctGTAGGCACTGGATCTGCAAAAGttgaacaaaaatataatgctaaaattgcatcaaaatgGGGTATATTAGGATGGCTACTTAATGGAGGTTCAACTCCaattgttgatgtttttacTCAAGCAAGTggtgatatggttgattttcaTATTTCTGTTGTTTTCCAAGCTCTTCATTCCGAAGAAAATTATCTTCGTATTCAG GATGACACGTTAAGTGGAACAGACTCCTCTGTTGACATATCAACCAAAGAGAACATGAACAAATTGGTTGAAATTGGCACAAATTTATTGAAGAAACCAGTTTCAAGGGTAAATCTACAAACAGGCCTATTTGAACAATGCAAAAAAAATGacacaaatgaagaaacttTGAAAAG GTTTGCAAAGTTGCTTTCTGAAGAAAAAAGACTTAGAGATTCCAAGTCACCCCATACAAGCAAAACCTCAGAATAG
- the LOC107016330 gene encoding patatin-like protein 2, translating into MERKTSQIQPPTYGNLITVLSIDGGGIRGIIPATILSFLESQLQELDGKEARLADYFDVIAGTSTGGLVTAMLTAPDENNRPLYAAKDITPFYLEHCPKIFPQKKCGLFAPIGNLVQTLIGPKYDGKYLHEVVKEKLKDTRLSNTITNVVIPTFDIKKLQPTIFSTYETKRAACYDAKLSDICISTSAAPTYLPAHYFKVEDSKGNFKEHHLIDGGVAANNPGLIAISEVSKEIFKNNPDFYPIKPMEYGRFLVISLGTGAAKYEQKYNSSMAGKWGIVEWLLNKGSNPLIEVFTQSSADMVDYHNSVVFQALRSEDSYLRIQEDELSGTEASVDVATKENLERLVEIGENLLKKTLSRVNLETGLSEPIPKGGTNEEALKRFATLLVNERRLRESRSPLIIKKA; encoded by the exons atggagAGAAAAACATCTCAAATTCAACCTCCAACTTATGGAAATTTAATCACTGTTCTTAGCATCGATGGAGGTGGTATTCGAGGAATTATTCCTGCTACTATCCTAAGTTTTCTTGAATCGCAACTTCAg GAATTGGATGGGAAGGAAGCAAGACTTGCTGATTATTTCGACGTGATTGCCGGAACGAGCACCGGTGGCCTTGTAACGGCCATGCTAACGGCTCCAGATGAAAATAATCGTCCTCTTTATGCTGCTAAGGATATTACACCGTTTTATTTAGAGCATTGTCCAAAAATATTTCCACAAAAGAAAtg TGGTTTATTTGCTCCAATTGGGAATCTTGTGCAAACTCTAATTGGACCAAAATATGATGGAAAATATCTGCATGAAGTCGTAAaggaaaaattgaaagataCTCGTCTTAGTAATACTATTACTAATGTTGTTATTCCAACTTTTGATATCAAAAAGTTGCAACCAACCATTTTCTCCACTTATGAG ACGAAACGAGCAGCATGCTATGATGCAAAATTATCGGATATTTGTATTAGTACATCAGCAGCTCCAACTTATCTTCCTGCTCATTATTTCAAAGTTGAAGATAGCAAAGGCAATTTTAAAGAACATCATCTCATTGATGGTGGTGTTGCGGCTAATAATCCG GGTTTGATTGCAATATCGGAAGTAAGCAaagaaattttcaagaataatcCGGATTTCTACCCTATAAAACCAATGGAATATGGTCGTTTTCTTGTAATTTCACTAGGGACAGGAGCTGcaaaatatgaacaaaaatataattcatcTATGGCAGGCAAATGGGGGATTGTTGAGTGGTTATTGAACAAAGGTTCTAATCCATTAATAGAAGTATTTACACAATCAAGTGCTGATATGGTTGATTATCATAATTCTGTTGTGTTTCAAGCTCTTCGTAGTGAAGATAGTTACCTTCGAATTCAA GAGGATGAACTAAGTGGAACAGAAGCATCAGTAGATGTGGCtacaaaagaaaatttggaGAGATTAGTGGAAATTGgagaaaatttattgaaaaaaacaCTTTCAAGGGTAAATTTGGAAACAGGTTTATCAGAACCAATTCCTAAAGGAGGCACTAATGAGGAAGCCCTTAAGAG GTTTGCAACATTATTGGTCAATGAAAGAAGACTTCGTGAATCAAGGTCACCACTTATTATCAAGAAAGCCtag
- the LOC107016329 gene encoding patatin-like protein 2 isoform X1, whose translation MERKTSQIQPPTYGDFITILSIDGGGVRGIIPATILTFLESQLQELDGKNARIADYFDVIAGTSTGGLVTAMLTAPDENHRPLYAAKDITPFYLEHCPKIFPQKKCGLFAPIGKMVQALIGPKYDGKYLHKVVKEKLKDICISNTITNVVIPTFDIKKLQPTIFSTYEVHISYSNNILLSFSDSNCETIYIYILNMLLLMQTKRSTCCCDAKLSDICISTSAAPTYLPAHYFKVEDSKGNVKEHHLIDGGVAANNPGLIAISEVSKEILKNNPDFFPIKPMDYGRFLVISLGTGAAKCEQKYNSLMGAKWGIVDWLIHKGSTPLVEVFTQSSADMVDYHNSVVFQALRSEDSYLRIQEDELIGTEASVDVATKKNLERLVKIGEKLLKKPLSRVNLETGLSESIPKGGTNEEALKRFARLLVNERRLRESRSPLIKKSFKVMQS comes from the exons ATGGAGAGAAAAACATCTCAAATTCAACCACCAACTTATGGAGATTTCATTACTATTCTTAGTATTGATGGAGGTGGCGTTCGAGGAATTATTCCAGCTACCATCCTCACTTTTCTTGAATCACAACTTCag gaGTTGGATGGAAAAAATGCAAGAATTGCAGATTACTTTGATGTTATTGCTGGAACTAGCACCGGTGGCCTTGTTACGGCCATGTTAACGGCTCCAGATGAAAATCATCGTCCACTTTATGCTGCTAAGGATATTACACCGTTCTATTTAGAGCATTGTCCAAAAATATTTCCACAAAAGAAATg TGGTTTGTTTGCTCCAATTGGGAAGATGGTGCAAGCTTTAATAGGGCCAAAATATGATGGAAAATATCTACATAAGGTCGTAAaggaaaaattgaaagatatttgcattAGTAATACTATTACTAATGTTGTTATTCCAACTTTTGATATCAAAAAGTTACAACCAACCATTTTCTCCACTTATGAGGTACATATTTCCTATTCTAACAATATTTTACTATCATTTTCAGACTCTAATTgtgaaactatatatatatatatactgaatatgttattattgatgCAGACGAAACGATCAACATGTTGTTGTGATGCAAAATTATCGGATATTTGTATTAGTACATCAGCAGCTCCAACTTATCTTCCTGCTCATTATTTCAAAGTTGAAGATAGCAAAGGCAATGTTAAAGAACATCATCTCATTGATGGTGGCGTTGCGGCTAATAATCCG GGTTTGATTGCAATATCGGAAGTAAGCAAAGAGATATTGAAGAACAATCCAGATTTCTTCCCAATAAAGCCAATGGATTATGGTCGTTTTCTTGTAATATCATTAGGGACAGGAGCTGCAAAATgtgaacaaaaatataattcattGATGGGAGCAAAATGGGGGATTGTAGATTGGTTAATTCACAAAGGTTCTACACCATTAGTAGAAGTATTCACACAATCAAGTGCTGATATGGTTGATTATCATAATTCTGTTGTTTTTCAAGCTCTTCGTAGTGAAGATAGTTACCTTCGAATTCAA GAAGATGAACTAATTGGAACAGAAGCCTCAGTAGATGTGGCTACAAAGAAAAATTTGGAGAGATTAGTTAAAATTGgagaaaaattattgaaaaaaccACTTTCAAGGGTAAATTTGGAAACAGGTTTATCAGAATCAATTCCTAAAGGAGGCACTAATGAGGAAGCCCTTAAAAG GTTTGCAAGATTATTGGTAAATGAAAGAAGACTTCGTGAATCAAGATCACCACTTATCAAAAAAAGCTTTAAAGTTATGCAGTCATAA
- the LOC107016329 gene encoding patatin-like protein 2 isoform X2, with translation MERKTSQIQPPTYGDFITILSIDGGGVRGIIPATILTFLESQLQELDGKNARIADYFDVIAGTSTGGLVTAMLTAPDENHRPLYAAKDITPFYLEHCPKIFPQKKCGLFAPIGKMVQALIGPKYDGKYLHKVVKEKLKDICISNTITNVVIPTFDIKKLQPTIFSTYETKRSTCCCDAKLSDICISTSAAPTYLPAHYFKVEDSKGNVKEHHLIDGGVAANNPGLIAISEVSKEILKNNPDFFPIKPMDYGRFLVISLGTGAAKCEQKYNSLMGAKWGIVDWLIHKGSTPLVEVFTQSSADMVDYHNSVVFQALRSEDSYLRIQEDELIGTEASVDVATKKNLERLVKIGEKLLKKPLSRVNLETGLSESIPKGGTNEEALKRFARLLVNERRLRESRSPLIKKSFKVMQS, from the exons ATGGAGAGAAAAACATCTCAAATTCAACCACCAACTTATGGAGATTTCATTACTATTCTTAGTATTGATGGAGGTGGCGTTCGAGGAATTATTCCAGCTACCATCCTCACTTTTCTTGAATCACAACTTCag gaGTTGGATGGAAAAAATGCAAGAATTGCAGATTACTTTGATGTTATTGCTGGAACTAGCACCGGTGGCCTTGTTACGGCCATGTTAACGGCTCCAGATGAAAATCATCGTCCACTTTATGCTGCTAAGGATATTACACCGTTCTATTTAGAGCATTGTCCAAAAATATTTCCACAAAAGAAATg TGGTTTGTTTGCTCCAATTGGGAAGATGGTGCAAGCTTTAATAGGGCCAAAATATGATGGAAAATATCTACATAAGGTCGTAAaggaaaaattgaaagatatttgcattAGTAATACTATTACTAATGTTGTTATTCCAACTTTTGATATCAAAAAGTTACAACCAACCATTTTCTCCACTTATGAG ACGAAACGATCAACATGTTGTTGTGATGCAAAATTATCGGATATTTGTATTAGTACATCAGCAGCTCCAACTTATCTTCCTGCTCATTATTTCAAAGTTGAAGATAGCAAAGGCAATGTTAAAGAACATCATCTCATTGATGGTGGCGTTGCGGCTAATAATCCG GGTTTGATTGCAATATCGGAAGTAAGCAAAGAGATATTGAAGAACAATCCAGATTTCTTCCCAATAAAGCCAATGGATTATGGTCGTTTTCTTGTAATATCATTAGGGACAGGAGCTGCAAAATgtgaacaaaaatataattcattGATGGGAGCAAAATGGGGGATTGTAGATTGGTTAATTCACAAAGGTTCTACACCATTAGTAGAAGTATTCACACAATCAAGTGCTGATATGGTTGATTATCATAATTCTGTTGTTTTTCAAGCTCTTCGTAGTGAAGATAGTTACCTTCGAATTCAA GAAGATGAACTAATTGGAACAGAAGCCTCAGTAGATGTGGCTACAAAGAAAAATTTGGAGAGATTAGTTAAAATTGgagaaaaattattgaaaaaaccACTTTCAAGGGTAAATTTGGAAACAGGTTTATCAGAATCAATTCCTAAAGGAGGCACTAATGAGGAAGCCCTTAAAAG GTTTGCAAGATTATTGGTAAATGAAAGAAGACTTCGTGAATCAAGATCACCACTTATCAAAAAAAGCTTTAAAGTTATGCAGTCATAA
- the LOC107018105 gene encoding sorting and assembly machinery component 50 homolog B-like: MASSSKEPISNPSIPDEEEEEEEDDYDEIDEDDEGEEERERRPVTEESRVRSDRAKMENLFRRLSSERVPIRVHDVIIQGNTKTKESLIEAEMEALKSATTLQELLKAASIANARLQQLDIFDSVKITLDSGPPELPGTTNVVVEIVESENPLTGSVGVFSKPEARAWSLEGSLKLKNFFGYGDIWDGSLAYGLDLTSEVSAGVSLPRFKKLITPVTARLSLLSQDWLKFSSYKERALGLSLGLLSSRSHDLSYSLAWRTLADPSQMSSRAVRRQLGHSLISALKYTFKIDRRNSPLRPTRGYAFLSSSQIGGLLPDHRGLRFLRQELDFRYALPLGFYNAAFNIGISAGVTVPWGSGFLSRPTYLPEKFFLGGNSSPVCALGGPSSLLGFKTRGLGPAEPRRQVTENSTDESSDASSAIDFVGGDLAVTAFADLSFDLPLRVLREAGIHGHAFACTGSLNKLTENAYKDLSLQKFKESFRASAGFGVIVPTKLFRMEVNYCYILKQQEHDRGKTGVQFSFSSSF; this comes from the exons ATGGCTTCCTCAAGCAAAGAGCCGATCTCCAATCCCTCAATCCCCGacgaggaggaggaggaggaagaagacGATTACGACGAAATCGATGAAGATGATGAAGGGGAAGAAGAGCGAGAGCGAAGGCCAGTAACTGAAGAATCTCGAGTGCGTTCCGATAGGGCTAAAATGGAGAATTTATTCCGGCGGCTGTCGTCTGAGAGAGTGCCAATAAGAGTCCATGATGTGATTATCCAAGGGAATACTAAGACTAAGGAATCACTTATTGAGGCTGAAATGGAAGCCCTAAAAAGTGCGACAACTCTTCAGGAGTTGCTTAAGGCTGCAAGTATTGCAAATGCGAGACTTCAACAGCTTGATATTTTCGATTCCGTTAAAATTACTTTGGATTCTGGTCCACCTGAGCTGCCTGGGACTACAAATGTGGTTGTTGAGATTGTCGAGAGTGAAAATCCACTTACTGGAAGTGTTGGAGTTTTCTCTAAGCCTGAG GCTAGAGCTTGGTCACTTGAAGGTTCCTTGAAGCTGAAAAACTTCTTTGGTTATGGTGATATATGGGATGGGTCTTTGGCCTATGGCTTGGACCTGACTTCAGAGGTCAGTGCTGGTGTGTCTCTGCCCAGATTCAAAAAATTGATCACCCCTGTGACAGCTCGATTATCTCTTCTTTCCCAAGATTGGCTGAAGTTCTCCTCGTATAAAGAACGAGCTTTGGGACTTTCTCTTGGCCTACTGTCATCCAGAAGCCATGATTTGTCCTATAGTCTTGCTTGGCGAACCTTGGCTGACCCGTCACAAATGTCATCGAGAGCAGTGAGGAGACAGCTTGGGCATAGCTTAATTTCGGCTCTGAAGTATACATTCAAAATTGATAGGAGAAATTCTCCTTTAAGACCAACCCGGGGATATGCCTTTCTGTCGTCTTCTCAAATTGGTGGCCTCCTACCAGATCATCGAGGGTTACGCTTTCTCCGTCAG GAGTTGGACTTCCGCTATGCTTTACCTCTGGGATTTTATAATGCTGCTTTCAACATTGGAATTTCCGCTGGTGTAACTGTCCCATGGGGAAGTGGGTTCTTAAGTCGTCCCACCTATTTACCTGAGAAATTTTTCCTGGGTGGTAATTCTTCTCCAGTTTGTGCACTGGGTGGTCCATCATCTCTGTTGGGCTTTAAGACCAGGGGATTGGGGCCTGCTGAACCTAGGAGACAAGTTACTGAAAATTCCACTGATGAGAGCTCTGATGCATCTTCTGCAATAGATTTTGTGGGAGGAGACCTTGCTGTTACTGCTTTTGCAGACCTTTCTTTTGATCTACCACTGCGGGTATTGAGAGAAGCTGGGATTCATGGCCATGCTTTTGCTTGTACCGGAAGCCTGAATAAATTGACGGAAAATGCGTATAAAGATCTATCTTTACAGAAATTCAAAGAATCATTCCGAGCTTCGGCTGGATTTGGTGTCATTGTACCGACCAAGCTCTTCCGAATGGAG GTTAATTACTGCTATATACTGAAGCAGCAAGAGCATGACCGTGGGAAGACTGGTGTGCAGTTCAGCTTCTCCTCATCTTTTTAG
- the LOC107018410 gene encoding uncharacterized protein LOC107018410 produces MLRLLCRTSRRCCIRLPRRRFLSSSSRNSVDIPNNINNPHLVPSPKYPPIRQPQHPTSLSRYSVFALSATLITAIVSSCAVVLTRDDEEEKREGKGEGVRIYDEIENVVGKSNESFIRIVDRMKKTGTAASVLWKSLRSVMSSANHEVRVGFELRVAALLADIAAASESRRAALVAAGGGGVVDWLLETVAMSGENCWTQAEAARALAYLIADPIVCEDVLGRPHAVPYLLRFIFSAQPRQSKKHSRRSSFDLSDSLKGRSMLVAAIMDVVTSHCESADKLSFKPTLPKNAEMRDIAAAIEVIEEGGMHWDEPHGEDDDGGEGMKGIGMKILEGTTVVGLSRTNGLVEMGPPNTSQTVKNTPSNLLFNNISDSSSPRSNLSSAVVPGLWDDLHSEQVAVPFAAWALANWATASEVNRYHIQELDQEGHVVMAALVAPERSVKWHGSLMVKLLLEDHNLPLSTSVSDWTSSLLSTVSHASKTQDIPLAQIALSAFLISLERSPSAQEVAVEKGLHLMREAAKQTTKHSSVQEALAKALELLCAREWHMSLEESQHWSGVLLPWVFGQSSSDAIRSSAIKILTRILEDYGPSSIPISQGWLTIMLSDVLESKKTALSKGNNQPKSDKVKTQVDQANVVLATQTANQLAGAVVNLVGTQLGIVANADDTHPLADLLSLEPFAGPLKNLKKDKLPKINAADSAVATLKGIKALTEICAEDTPCQNKIADYGGLCLLRRLLLDDDYEQLAAIEAYDASRASEGQDRVSTVHGEASTTANQNDASSLRVPPTGHIRKHAARLLNVLSVLPKVKKELAGDKEWCEWLEECANGGIPGCNDPKIRSYARATLLNIFCDDEAGEDSVDGDVLHGNVSNKEQTCPRYADMILLINPELPHWKCVEKIMVKSVDGSSPGANDSAGSECTTNEDINIDITSTSASESENISQFEVPLVDVVFIHGLRGGPFKTWRLSDDKSSTKSGLVEKIDEEAGREGTFWPGEWLPSDFPHARLFSVKYKSSLTQWSGASLPLQEVSAMLLEKLVAAGIGNRPVVFISHSMGGLVVKQMLYQAKAEKKDNFVKNTIGVVFYSCPHFGSKLADMPWKMGLVFRPAPTIGELRSGSPRLVELNDFMGQLHKKGKLEVLSFCETKVTPIVEGYGGWAFRMEIVPLESAYPGFGELVVLESTDHINSCKPLSRSDPSYKETLEFLHKLKALSKR; encoded by the exons ATGCTTCGACTTCTTTGCAGAACAAGCCGCCGGTGTTGTATCCGTTTACCTCGCCGTCGtttcctctcttcttcttctcgtAATTCCGTCGATATCCCTAACAATATCAATAACCCCCATCTTGTCCCTTCTCCTAAATACCCTCCAATTCGGCAACCCCAACACCCTACTTCTCTGTCACGTTACTCTGTTTTTGCTTTATCGGCGACCCTTATAACCGCCATTGTTTCTTCTTGTGCTGTTGTTTTGACACGAGATGATGAAGAGGAGAAAAGGGAGGGAAAAGGTGAAGGTGTTagaatatatgatgaaattgagaATGTGGTAGGGAAATCGAATGAGTCGTTCATTAGGATTGTGGATAGGATGAAGAAGACAGGGACAGCAGCTTCTGTATTATGGAAGTCGTTGAGGTCTGTTATGTCTTCGGCGAATCATGAGGTTCGGGTCGGGTTTGAGCTTAGGGTTGCGGCTTTGTTAGCAGACATTGCTGCCGCTAGCGAGAGTCGGAGGGCGGCGCTTGTTGCTGCTGGCGGTGGCGGGGTGGTGGATTGGCTTCTGGAGACGGTGGCGATGTCAGGGGAGAATTGTTGGACCCAGGCTGAGGCTGCTAGGGCTTTGGCCTATTTGATTGCTGATCCTATTGTGTGTGAGGATGTTTTAGGAAGGCCTCATGCTGTGCCGTATCTTCTTAGGTTTATCTTCTCTGCTCAGCCTCGGCAATCGAAAAAG CATTCAAGACGTAGTTCATTCGATCTCTCTGATTCCTTGAAAGGTAGGAGCATGCTGGTTGCAGCAATTATGGATGTTGTCACTTCACATTGTGAAAGTGCAGACAAGCTTTCATTCAAGCCTACACTACCCAAAAATGCTGAGATGAGAGATATTGCTGCAGCTATTGAAGTAATTGAGGAAGGTGGTATGCACTGGGATGAGCCACACGGGGAGGATGATGATGGTGGAGAAGGTATGAAGGGTATTGGGATGAAAATTCTTGAAGGCACGACTGTCGTAGGACTTTCAAGAACTAATGGGCTTGTAGAAATGGGGCCTCCTAATACTAGCCAGACAGTGAAAAATACGCCTAGTAATCTCTTGTTTAACAACATAAGTGATAGTTCATCACCACGATCAAATTTGTCTTCTGCTGTGGTTCCTGGCCTTTGGGATGATTTGCATTCTGAACAAGTCGCCGTTCCTTTTGCTGCTTGGGCATTAGCAAATTGGGCAACGGCTTCGGAAGTTAATAGGTATCATATTCAAGAATTGGATCAAGAGGGACATGTGGTCATGGCTGCTTTAGTAGCACCCGAGAGATCTGTGAAATGGCATGGAAGTCTGATGGTTAAGTTGCTTCTGGAAGACCACAATCTGCCGCTAAGTACTTCTGTTTCTGATTGGACTTCTAGTCTTCTGTCTACTGTTTCACATGCAAGTAAAACTCAGGACATCCCACTAGCTCAGATAGCATTGTCTGCATTTTTGATTTCTCTTGAGCGTAGCCCTTCAGCACAGGAGGTAGCAGTGGAAAAGGGTCTTCATTTAATGAGAGAGGCTGCTAAACAGACCACAAAGCATTCTTCGGTGCAAGAAGCATTGGCTAAGGCTTTGGAGTTGCTTTGTGCTAGGGAATGGCATATGTCCCTGGAAGAAAGCCAGCATTGGTCTGGAGTTCTGCTCCCTTGGGTCTTTGGACAGTCGTCCTCTGATGCTATAAGATCTTCTGCAATAAAAATCCTAACACGCATTCTTGAAGATTATGGACCATCCTCCATACCAATTTCTCAGGGATGGTTAACTATTATGCTAAGTGATGTTCTGGAATCCAAGAAAACAGCATTAAGCAAAGGAAATAACCAACCAAAAAGTGATAAAGTGAAG ACCCAAGTTGATCAAGCAAATGTAGTTTTGGCCACACAAACTGCTAATCAGTTGGCTGGAGCAGTTGTCAATTTAGTAGGAACGCAACTAGGAATAGTTGCCAATGCTGACGATACACATCCCTTGGCAGATCTTCTTTCCCTTGAACCTTTTGCTGGGCCACTAAAAAATCTTAAGAAAGACAAATTGCCTAAGATCAATGCTGCAGATTCTGCAGTGGCCACACTGAAAGGGATTAAAGCACTGACAGAAATATGTGCTGAAGATACTCCTTGTCAGAACAAAATAGCTGATTATGGAGGCCTCTGTTTGCTTAGGCGCTTGTTACTGGATGATGATTATGAACAACTGGCTGCTATAGAAGCATACGATGCGTCACGAGCATCGGAGGGACAGGATCGGGTGTCAACTGTTCATGGTGAAGCTTCTACTACTGCGAATCAGAATGATGCATCCAGTCTACGTGTTCCACCTACCGGTCATATTCGGAAGCATGCAGCACGGTTGCTAAATGTACTTTCAGTTCTTCCAAAAGTCAAGAAAGAACTAGCTGGAGATAAAGAGTGGTGTGAATGGCTTGAAGAATGTGCTAACGGAGGAATTCCTGGTTGCAATGACCCTAAAATTCGAAGTTATGCGAGGGCAACACTTTTGAACATATTCTGTGATGACGAAGCTGGTGAAGATTCTGTAGATGGTGATGTTCTTCATGGAAATGTTTCTAACAAAGAACAAACTTGCCCTCGTTACGCTGATATGATACTCCTGATAAATCCTGAATTACCGCACTGGAAATGTGTAGAAAAGATAATGGTAAAATCAGTGGATGGGTCATCTCCAGGTGCCAATGATTCTGCTGGGAGTGAGTGTACAACAAATGAAGATATCAATATTGATATAACATCGACATCTGCTAGTGAATCAGAGAATATCTCACAATTTGAAGTACCTTTAGTTGACGTTGTCTTTATCCACGGCTTGCGTGGTGGACCCTTCAAAACATGGCGGTTGTCAGATGACAAGTCTTCAACCAAATCTGGCCTGgttgaaaaaattgatgaagaggCTGGAAGGGAAGGAACATTTTGGCCTGGTGAATGGCTTCCATCTGATTTTCCTCATGCCCGTCTGTTTAGTGTCAAGTACAAG AGCAGTCTAACCCAGTGGTCCGGGGCAAGCCTACCTCTTCAG GAAGTAAGTGCCATGCTGTTGGAGAAGCTTGTTGCTGCAGGCATCGGCAATCGACCAGTTGTATTCATTTCACATAG CATGGGCGGCCTCGTTGTCAAGCAGATGTTGTATCAAGCAAAAGCAGAAAAGAAGGATAACTTTGTCAAGAATACAATTGGAGTT GTATTCTACAGCTGTCCTCATTTTGGCAGCAAACTTGCAGACATGCCCTGGAAAATGGGTCTTGTTTTCCGCCCTGCACCCACT ATTGGGGAGCTGAGAAGTGGATCTCCAAGATTGGTTGAGCTAAATGATTTCATGGGACAGCTTCATAAGAAAGGAAAGCTTGAGGTCCTCAGTTTCTGCGAG ACAAAGGTAACTCCAATTGTTGAAGGCTATGGAGGCTGGGCTTTCCGAATGGAAATTGTACCATTAGAATCTGCATATCCCGGATTTGGAGAACTAGTT GTTTTGGAGTCAACTGATCATATCAATTCCTGCAAGCCTTTGAGTCGCAGCGATCCTTCTTATAAAGAGACACTAGAGTTCTTGCACAAATTGAAAGCTCTTAGTAAACGATGA